GAGGTGAACGGTTGTCCATCGTGCCAAGTCACGCCCGACCGAAGATTCACGTCCCAGGTCTTTCCATCGGGACTCACTGACCAGCCCGGTGCTGCGGGTGTGCCGGCTGCCAGGGCGGGAATCATGGCTTGGCCCGTGTTGGGAACTGTGTCATTTCTCAATGATAGCCCACTGAATAGTTCACCGGAGATAGCGAGGTCATAGTAGGAGGTACTGAGTTCTGGGACAACTCCTTCCCCGGGGGCTTGTCCGGTTTCTGCCAAGATGAACTGTGATGTGTTCGTAGCATTTGTTAGGTGTTCTATCGGTGGCCACGCTGGAAAGTGGTATGTCTGGAATACCTGTTGAGCGTTAGAATAGTCGCTGTCAAACGCGACTATTTCATGCGTGTAGAGCAAGGGAATCGATGGAAGCTCGTTGTAAGCTAAGACCTGCCACTGTTTGACCAGGTTGTTGCGTGCAGTAGCGTCAAGTGTAGTTTTGATCTGATTGGTTAGGTTGTCGTTCTGAGTGTTATTCCATAGGTAGTAATTTTGACCCGCTGGAGGAAATTGGCTGCTGTGGTAGAGCCCATAGGGATCCGGATCAATTAGTAAGTTGTAGCCGACGAACAGAATGTCGAAGCCACCTTGATCAAAAGTCTTTCCGACAATGCTTGTTGGCGGACTCAACGCCCTTGCGTATATGTTGGGACTGAAGGGAAGCTCAACCCTGGACACGTCCATTCCGAGGCATTGAAGACTGTTCTGGATTATGGCTGCCCAAGCGCGTCTGGCGGGGTTGGAAGTTGGGACTAAGAGGGTGACATGCAGTCTAGGACTGAGTCCTGTGGCGCAACCGGCCCCTTTTACTTCTACCGTGGATAGGGGGCCGAGAACCATGAATACGGACAAAACTACGATTAGAACCGCTAGGCTCCGGACTGTTAGGTCGCGTCGCATGCCTCTAAAATGGTCCAATCAAGCGTATATTGCTTATGCCGACAACAATAGTGGGTAGATTCTCCCCTTTTTCTAGAAGCTGAGCAGATTACGATATTCCTAATAGAGAACCGACTAAGTCTAGGAGTTAGGAAGCTAAATGCGGTTGCTGGCCTCTGTAGAAGTGAAATCGTCCTGAGAATGATGCAAAGAGAGAGACCAGAGAGCAGAGCTTAGTTGTCCGTAATCAAATATGTCGTAAGACGAGCATTATATCTGATTCCGGTATTCTTTGGAATAACTCTTCTCGTTTTCACCATTGAGAGATTGGCCGGGGATCCAGTCCAACTGTACACTGCCCTCAACCCTCACATTGATGAGGCGCAGAGGCAGGCACTTCGACACTTCCTTGGCCTCGACAAGCCGATATACCAACAGTATCTTCAATGGCTAACCCAGATTTTCACAGGTAACCTGGGATACTCCTACACCAGCGGTGTTGTTTCCACCCTTATCGCCCAGGAACTGTGGGCGACCCTCGAGTTACAGCTCCTAGGACTCGTTCTATCACTGGCGATAGCCATTCCAGTCGGTGTGCTTTCGGCGAGGAAAAGATATTCTTTCCTGGACGTATCTATTACCAGCTCCTCCCTGGTAGGGACCTCGATACCGATATTCTTCCTTGGCGTTGCTTTCATCCTGATTTTCGGCTATAACCTGCACTTGTTTCCGTCCGGAGGATTCGAGTCAACAACTCCAGACAAGTACCCGTACGGAAGCCTGCTCCTGGACCACCTTTGGCATCTCACTCTTCCTACCGCCGTGTATACATTCGCTCTACTTGCCCCAATAGTTCTACTAGTAAGATCGAGCATGCTCGAAGTGCTGAGACAAGACTACATCTTAGCTGGGCGCGCTAGTGGACTAAGCGAGCGGACTGTTATCTACAAACACGGGCTGAGAAACGCTCTCATCCCGATCGTAACTTACGTCGGGCTGTATTTTGGAGGTCTCATAGCTGGTGCACCGGTTACGGAGACCGTCTTCAACTGGCCTGGAGTTGGGAGACAATTTGTCACGTCAACAACTCAACTCGACTTTCCTGTGATTCAGGCAATAGTAGTGATAATCACGATCATGACGCTAATCGCCAATCTCATTACCGACATTGCATACGCATACATTGATCCAAGAATCCGGCTCGAGTGAGATCATATGACAGAACAGTCCATGATGCCCACTTCCACAGGGGAAAGGGCCCAGCGGAGTCGGGGAGTGAGCCAATGGGCTCTCGCGTGGCGACGGCTCAAAACCAACAGAGTTGCCATTGTGGGGCTCGGAATCGTAGGCATATTCGCCGTTATGGCGGCATTTGACAGACTCGTTGCGCTGTATCCTCCTCAGTGTCTCGTTGGCCTGAGCCCAAGTTGCCCATCACCCGCATACGCTTCCAATGCTCCTCCCAGTGCCGCTCATCCTTTTGGCACCGATCTTGCAGGGTATGATGTATACAGCGAGATCGTTTATGGTACGCGGGCGGCTTTCGTTATCGGACTCGGCGCAAGCGGTCTTGTTATGTTGATCGCGATTTCAATCGGGCTAGTCGCCGGCTACTTTGGAGGATGGATCGATAATGTTCTGATGAGATTTACCGAAGTCTTCCTCGTCATCCCTTTTTTCCTGCTGTTGCTTGTCTTCCTCCAGGTAACGATCAAGCTGGCACCGACGGCCACTGGTGGAATTTGGCTGGTCGTGTTCATTATCGGAGCATTCTCGTGGCCTGGAGCCGCTAGGATAATACGCTCTGAAGTGTTGCGGGTGCGGGAGTTTGAGTACATCTCAGCTTCACGCCAGATAGGGGCCTCATCGTTCCGAATACTCCTTCGCCACCTCTTTCCAAACGTTCTTCACATCGTGATCGTGCTCGGGACTCTACAAATTGCAGGTTCTATCCTAACGGAGGCCGCGGTGAGTTTCCTCGGATTTGGTGCTCCCAATTCCAACACGTGGGGCCAACAAATGTACACCTCAGCAGGTTTCATAGAACAGGCATGGTGGGGAACCTTGTTCCCAGCAATATTCGTCACACTCATGGTAATGGGATTCAACCTCCTCGGCAATGGTCTGAGGGATGCCCTAGATCCTAGGCTTAGGGAATAGTGGAAACCTCCACATTGACCGACTGTATCTTACGCGTTGAGAACCTGAGGACGTATTTTTTCACCTACGCCGGGATTGTCAAAGCAGTGGACGACATAAGCCTCGACGTTAGCAAGGGAGAGACCTTGGGCGTTGTTGGTGAATCTGGTTCCGGAAAGACAGTTACCGCCCAATCGATCTTGAGAATTGTTCCATCGCCGGGAAAGATCGTGGATGGGACGATAGAGTTCGAGGGAAAGAACCTCCTAAAGTTGGGGGAAAAACAGATGCAGAAAATCCGCGGAAAGGAAATAGCGTATGTCCCTCAAGATCCCACTACAACTCTCGACCCCGTTTACAGGGTAGGGGAACAGTTGTCTGAGGTAATAATGCGGCATCATATTATTTCCAAGAGAGATGCTCTCGCTAAGGCCACCGACCTGCTCCGTAACGTCGAGATCTCGGACCCGGAAATCAGGATCAATCAGTATCCTCACGAGTTGAGTGGTGGAACTAAGCAGCGAGTAGCAATTGCAAGGGCCCTTGCCGGTGACCCTGCACTAATCCTAGCAGATGAGCCTACGACCGCGCTTGATGTAACGATCCAGGCCCAAATCCTCGACCTTCTCAAGGAACTGAAGAACCGGCTCAAAGTGGCAATGGTTCTGATCACACACGACATGGGAATAGTCGCAGATGTATGTGACAGAGTGACCGTTCTATACGCAGGACAAGTGTGCGAGTCAGGAACCGTCGAACAAGTGTTCGAGAAGCCAAAGCATCCCTACACCCAAGCGTTACTGACATCTGTTCCAAACCTTGCCTTAAGAAAGGAAAAACTGTCCGTTATTCCAGGAAACGTTCCCAACCTGATCGAGCCTCCATCAGGATGTAGGTTCAACCCTCGCTGCGCATATGCCCAGCAAATTTGCATCGACAAAGTTCCAGAGCTAGAATCGATAGGGGAAGGAAGACTGGCTCACTGTCATAGATGGAAAGAGCTTGATCTGAAATCCCCGGTTGCGAGCTGACCCCCCATGGCCGAAACGGTACTCGAAGTTAGCGAGCTAACGAAACATTTCCCGGTTTACGAGAGAGGAGTAATACTAAGACGGAAACTTGGAGATGTTCACGCAGTCGACCAAGTCTCCTTCGGCATCAAGAAGAATGAGACCTTTGGGCTAGTCGGAGAAAGCGGTTGCGGTAAGACCACGATTGCAAAATGCATTCTATACCTAGAGCCTCCTACATCAGGGAATATTTTCTTCAACGGAAAAAATATCACAGACATTTTCAAGAAAGGAAGGAAAGTCCAGGTTCTCGCTCTTAGACGTCAGATGCAGTACATCTTCCAGAACCCGTACTCGTCTCTCGACCCCAGAATGACCGTAGCGGATATCATCATGGAACCGTTAGAGGTGCACAAGCATATTCCACGCAGCCATTGGCAGGACAGAATGTACGAGCTTCTGAGAATGGTAGGCTTGGAAGATTACCATGCGGAGAGATATCCGCATGAGTTCAGTGGGGGTCAGAGACAGAGAGTCTGCATAGCGCGAGCTCTGGCAGTCGACCCGCAGTTCATTGCAGCGGATGAACCTGTCGCGTCCCTCGACGTCTCGGTCCGTGCGCAGATTCTGAACCTGCTTCAAGAACTTCAGCAAAGCCTCGGGATAACATATCTCTACATTTCACACGATCTAAGTACTGTACGACACATCTGTCATCGAGTGGCGGTCATGTATCTCGGAAAGATAGTGGAGATAGCCGAGACAGACGAACTATTCGAGAACCCCCTACATCCATATACCGTAGCGCTGCTATCGGCGATTCCGATACCAGACCCAAAGAAGAAGACTCACAGAATTATTCTGCCTGGGGAGGTGCCAAGCCCTGTTAATCCGCCTCCCGCATGCCGGTTTCATCCTCGCTGCCCAAGACGCATCGATATTTGCTCGAAGGTAGAGCCACCACTGTTGGAGGTTCAACCGGGACACTGGCTCGCATGCCACAACCCATGGCCTTCCCGAAGGCTCGCTTCGTAGACGCTGAAGAAACGCTTCTCACCTACTCGCAGCCATCACGCCACTTTTTCTTCTCCAGCTACGATCTAGGCCGAGCCATCAAGCGATCCCCGGATGGTCAATTTCTGACGCCCCCGCACCACGAAGCATAAGCCACGGAGCAGAATCGCCCAATTTCAGCCCTGATTTGCGATCTGAAACATCCCCTGGATCTCGACTGAAAATCGTTCGTGAACCGCTCGATAGAGCAGGCAAACTCAATAGTCATTCAAGCCCAGACTACGCCCTGACCTGCCTAACTCGCCCATTGTCCCTGCCAGACAGGAAATCTTCTGATCAAAAAGGGGGGTACTAGCGAGTACATCTCGCGACGCAAGACCCGGAGGTCCGGGAAGCCCAATCTTCCGCCCCGCTCTTCGAGGCGACAGTTTGACCCGCGCCGTTAGATTCCTTAGATAGTCGGGATCTTGTAGTGGAAGAAGACCCAGAAGGA
This window of the Candidatus Bathyarchaeia archaeon genome carries:
- a CDS encoding ABC transporter permease gives rise to the protein MSVIKYVVRRALYLIPVFFGITLLVFTIERLAGDPVQLYTALNPHIDEAQRQALRHFLGLDKPIYQQYLQWLTQIFTGNLGYSYTSGVVSTLIAQELWATLELQLLGLVLSLAIAIPVGVLSARKRYSFLDVSITSSSLVGTSIPIFFLGVAFILIFGYNLHLFPSGGFESTTPDKYPYGSLLLDHLWHLTLPTAVYTFALLAPIVLLVRSSMLEVLRQDYILAGRASGLSERTVIYKHGLRNALIPIVTYVGLYFGGLIAGAPVTETVFNWPGVGRQFVTSTTQLDFPVIQAIVVIITIMTLIANLITDIAYAYIDPRIRLE
- a CDS encoding ABC transporter permease — encoded protein: MTEQSMMPTSTGERAQRSRGVSQWALAWRRLKTNRVAIVGLGIVGIFAVMAAFDRLVALYPPQCLVGLSPSCPSPAYASNAPPSAAHPFGTDLAGYDVYSEIVYGTRAAFVIGLGASGLVMLIAISIGLVAGYFGGWIDNVLMRFTEVFLVIPFFLLLLVFLQVTIKLAPTATGGIWLVVFIIGAFSWPGAARIIRSEVLRVREFEYISASRQIGASSFRILLRHLFPNVLHIVIVLGTLQIAGSILTEAAVSFLGFGAPNSNTWGQQMYTSAGFIEQAWWGTLFPAIFVTLMVMGFNLLGNGLRDALDPRLRE
- a CDS encoding ABC transporter ATP-binding protein, which translates into the protein MTDCILRVENLRTYFFTYAGIVKAVDDISLDVSKGETLGVVGESGSGKTVTAQSILRIVPSPGKIVDGTIEFEGKNLLKLGEKQMQKIRGKEIAYVPQDPTTTLDPVYRVGEQLSEVIMRHHIISKRDALAKATDLLRNVEISDPEIRINQYPHELSGGTKQRVAIARALAGDPALILADEPTTALDVTIQAQILDLLKELKNRLKVAMVLITHDMGIVADVCDRVTVLYAGQVCESGTVEQVFEKPKHPYTQALLTSVPNLALRKEKLSVIPGNVPNLIEPPSGCRFNPRCAYAQQICIDKVPELESIGEGRLAHCHRWKELDLKSPVAS
- a CDS encoding ABC transporter ATP-binding protein; the encoded protein is MAETVLEVSELTKHFPVYERGVILRRKLGDVHAVDQVSFGIKKNETFGLVGESGCGKTTIAKCILYLEPPTSGNIFFNGKNITDIFKKGRKVQVLALRRQMQYIFQNPYSSLDPRMTVADIIMEPLEVHKHIPRSHWQDRMYELLRMVGLEDYHAERYPHEFSGGQRQRVCIARALAVDPQFIAADEPVASLDVSVRAQILNLLQELQQSLGITYLYISHDLSTVRHICHRVAVMYLGKIVEIAETDELFENPLHPYTVALLSAIPIPDPKKKTHRIILPGEVPSPVNPPPACRFHPRCPRRIDICSKVEPPLLEVQPGHWLACHNPWPSRRLAS